A single window of Syntrophus aciditrophicus SB DNA harbors:
- a CDS encoding TonB-dependent receptor plug domain-containing protein, whose amino-acid sequence MMEFRCSRNSSWFFILSGVLMLCLIIGAKSQAAEVKDGDGVFTLGEIEITAKGEESKNTTIEKITDQEMKQFNRDTLGSALNLVPGITLSTVGARNEQMVYVRGLDQKHVPIFLDGVPIYVPYDGYPDLNRFTTFGLSEIVVSKGFTSVLYGPNTMGGAINLVSKRPEKALEGDAGIGMFSGEGYRGYANVGTRQKLWYAQGGISFLRSDFFYLSDDFDPTPAEDGDRRENSYRRDWTYNLKLGFTPADGHEYALSYYKQKGKKETPPYAGTASTETIRYWQWPYWDMEGIHFNSRTPLGDKSYAKARVYYDQYQNSLNSYDDATYSTMKKKSSFMSQYDDYTYGGSLELGTSLVPRNLLKVAGHYKMDVHKEHNLPDPFQRFEERIYSIGAEDTITITDKLHAILGLSYDRQETVQAEDWNYADHRDFPDSDADAWNPQAGLFYSFTDTRKINLSVSQKTRFPSIKDKYSYKLGRAIPNPDLDPEKGTNYELGYQDVLFQRIALKTALFYRDIEDYILGVTVPDPNNAGKTTLQNQNIGDVNQYGFEIDLSAPLTTTLDAGINYTYIYDDNRTNSDKITNVPEHKFFAYVKYTPVKFLSFLIDMETDSKRYSSSDGVRVAGDYTVVNAKATYEILKGLQIEGGVMNLMDEDYAFDEGYPQAGRTFFTNLTYRF is encoded by the coding sequence ATGATGGAATTCAGGTGCAGCAGAAACAGCAGTTGGTTCTTCATTCTTTCAGGCGTTCTGATGTTGTGCCTTATAATCGGGGCGAAGTCGCAGGCTGCCGAAGTGAAGGATGGAGATGGAGTTTTCACCCTCGGAGAGATCGAAATAACCGCGAAAGGAGAAGAAAGCAAGAATACCACCATAGAAAAGATAACCGACCAGGAGATGAAGCAATTCAACCGGGATACGCTTGGCAGCGCTTTGAATCTCGTGCCCGGCATTACCCTTTCGACAGTGGGCGCCAGGAACGAACAGATGGTTTATGTCCGGGGCCTCGATCAAAAGCATGTGCCTATCTTTCTCGACGGCGTACCGATTTATGTGCCCTATGACGGCTATCCGGACTTGAACCGATTTACCACCTTCGGCCTCTCGGAAATCGTTGTTTCCAAGGGCTTCACTTCGGTTCTGTACGGACCAAACACCATGGGTGGGGCGATCAATCTCGTGTCGAAGCGTCCCGAGAAGGCTTTGGAAGGTGATGCCGGAATCGGCATGTTCAGCGGGGAAGGCTATAGAGGATACGCGAATGTAGGCACCAGGCAGAAACTATGGTATGCCCAGGGCGGCATTTCATTTCTTCGCAGTGATTTTTTCTATCTGTCCGATGATTTCGATCCGACCCCGGCAGAGGATGGAGACCGCCGGGAAAACTCCTACAGGCGGGACTGGACATATAATCTGAAGTTAGGTTTCACCCCGGCGGACGGTCATGAATATGCCCTGAGCTACTATAAACAGAAAGGAAAAAAAGAGACGCCGCCTTACGCCGGAACGGCATCCACCGAGACGATCAGGTACTGGCAGTGGCCCTACTGGGACATGGAAGGGATTCACTTCAACTCCCGCACGCCCCTGGGGGACAAAAGCTATGCAAAAGCGCGGGTGTACTATGATCAATATCAGAATTCCCTCAACAGCTATGACGATGCCACCTATTCGACCATGAAGAAGAAATCATCCTTCATGAGCCAGTATGACGATTATACCTACGGGGGATCTTTGGAACTGGGCACTTCCCTTGTGCCGCGCAACCTGCTCAAAGTAGCCGGCCACTACAAAATGGATGTGCATAAGGAACACAACCTGCCGGATCCCTTCCAGAGGTTCGAGGAAAGGATCTATTCCATCGGCGCTGAGGATACGATCACGATTACCGACAAACTTCATGCCATTCTCGGCCTGAGTTATGACAGGCAGGAAACCGTCCAGGCCGAGGACTGGAACTATGCTGATCACCGTGATTTTCCGGATTCAGATGCCGACGCGTGGAATCCTCAGGCCGGCCTTTTCTATTCGTTCACCGACACGAGAAAGATTAACCTCAGCGTCTCTCAAAAGACCCGCTTTCCCAGTATCAAGGATAAATATTCCTACAAGCTGGGGAGGGCCATTCCCAATCCCGATCTCGATCCGGAGAAAGGGACAAATTACGAACTGGGCTATCAGGATGTCCTTTTTCAGCGGATTGCTCTCAAGACAGCCCTCTTCTATCGTGACATCGAAGACTATATCCTTGGTGTGACCGTCCCCGACCCGAATAATGCGGGTAAAACGACCTTACAGAATCAGAATATCGGCGATGTCAATCAGTACGGTTTTGAGATCGATTTATCCGCCCCGTTGACCACGACGCTGGATGCCGGGATCAACTACACCTACATTTATGACGACAACCGCACCAACTCCGACAAGATCACCAACGTGCCCGAACACAAATTTTTCGCCTACGTGAAATATACTCCCGTAAAATTTTTAAGTTTTCTTATTGATATGGAAACCGATTCGAAACGGTACAGTTCCTCGGATGGAGTCCGTGTAGCGGGTGACTATACCGTGGTGAATGCCAAAGCCACATATGAGATTTTGAAAGGGCTGCAGATTGAAGGAGGCGTGATGAATCTTATGGATGAGGATTACGCCTTCGATGAAGGATATCCCCAGGCCGGGCGTACTTTCTTCACCAATCTGACTTATCGGTTTTAG
- a CDS encoding XdhC family protein gives MWLKRLVEWKAKGMPCAIVTVIAAQGFTPRKTGAKMVVDKDGRSAGSVGGGTAERQCIELARKAIAERTCITQRFVSLAEGEEWVAEDRPLGACGGSLTVFIEPIVPEPELVIFGGGHIGQCLARLCAAIEMPCRVYDDRPEILTPGNFPGAAALICAPFDRISENIELSALSYCVIMTYGHDHDEIVLEQLLPDRDLPYIGMVGSPNKARVLIENIRSRGGEIDDRLYCPVGLSIGRNQPQEIALSILAEIILLCRGGNLTHLRRNWTAA, from the coding sequence ATGTGGCTGAAACGCCTGGTTGAATGGAAGGCAAAGGGTATGCCCTGCGCGATCGTGACGGTTATCGCCGCCCAGGGATTCACACCCCGTAAGACCGGGGCCAAGATGGTGGTGGATAAAGACGGCCGGAGCGCCGGATCGGTGGGGGGAGGCACGGCCGAGCGACAGTGCATCGAACTGGCCCGCAAGGCTATCGCAGAGCGGACCTGCATCACCCAGCGCTTTGTCTCCCTGGCCGAGGGGGAAGAGTGGGTAGCCGAGGATCGCCCGCTGGGGGCCTGCGGCGGCTCACTGACGGTCTTTATTGAGCCGATTGTGCCGGAGCCCGAATTGGTAATCTTCGGCGGCGGCCATATCGGTCAGTGCCTGGCGCGTCTGTGCGCGGCCATTGAAATGCCCTGTCGGGTCTATGATGACCGACCGGAGATCCTGACCCCCGGAAATTTTCCCGGGGCGGCGGCCCTCATATGCGCCCCCTTTGACAGGATTTCCGAGAATATTGAACTCTCGGCCTTGAGTTACTGCGTGATCATGACTTACGGACACGATCATGACGAGATCGTGCTGGAGCAACTGCTTCCTGACAGGGATCTCCCCTATATCGGCATGGTGGGCAGTCCGAACAAGGCGCGCGTGCTGATCGAGAACATCAGAAGCCGCGGTGGAGAAATTGATGATCGGCTCTATTGTCCGGTCGGGCTGTCTATCGGCCGTAATCAGCCTCAGGAGATTGCTCTGTCGATACTGGCCGAAATCATTCTCCTCTGCCGCGGCGGCAATCTGACTCACCTGCGCCGTAACTGGACAGCGGCCTGA
- a CDS encoding FecCD family ABC transporter permease yields MKRNLLFPALIFLLVLTVAFSMTLGRYPLALSDIAGFFLFKIFGAGSMEFERYNLLGSLLLDIRMPRILAAILIGASLAVAGSAFQAMFVNPLVSPSLLGVLAGASFGAALGMVFFKSWVAVQVATFLFGFLAVLVSVGIARMHKGNTLLLLVLGGVISSALFTSLLSVIKYIADPYNQLPAITQWLMGGLSLVDGKILLTAGIPQAASIFLVCLFSGYLNALSMGDEEARALGISVEWIRMLLIFLATLMSALTVVLAGMIGWVGLIIPHITRMLVGPNNKVVIPASALIGAIYLIVVDDVSRMLFNVEIPIGITTSLIGIPFFAIILRKAKKGWN; encoded by the coding sequence ATGAAACGCAACCTGCTTTTTCCGGCATTGATTTTTCTGCTCGTTCTGACCGTGGCATTTTCGATGACGCTCGGCAGATATCCACTTGCGCTGAGTGACATTGCCGGTTTCTTCCTGTTTAAGATTTTCGGTGCCGGAAGTATGGAATTCGAACGGTACAACCTGCTGGGGAGCCTGCTTCTCGACATCCGCATGCCCCGCATTCTGGCCGCCATCCTGATCGGCGCGTCACTTGCCGTGGCGGGGAGCGCCTTTCAGGCCATGTTTGTCAACCCGCTCGTTTCCCCGTCACTTCTGGGTGTGCTTGCGGGGGCCTCATTCGGCGCCGCGCTGGGCATGGTCTTTTTCAAAAGCTGGGTTGCCGTGCAGGTGGCCACGTTTCTTTTCGGCTTTCTTGCCGTACTCGTCTCCGTAGGCATCGCCAGGATGCACAAAGGGAATACTCTGCTTCTCCTCGTGCTGGGCGGCGTCATCAGCAGCGCGCTTTTCACGTCTCTTTTGTCAGTCATCAAATATATCGCCGATCCATACAACCAGTTGCCTGCCATTACCCAGTGGCTCATGGGCGGATTATCCCTTGTAGATGGAAAAATACTTTTGACCGCCGGCATTCCCCAAGCGGCCAGCATTTTCCTTGTCTGCCTGTTTTCCGGGTATCTCAACGCCCTGAGCATGGGCGACGAGGAAGCGCGGGCGCTCGGCATCTCCGTCGAGTGGATCCGTATGCTGCTTATCTTCCTGGCGACGCTGATGAGCGCGCTGACCGTCGTTCTGGCAGGGATGATCGGCTGGGTGGGTCTCATCATCCCCCATATCACGCGGATGCTCGTGGGTCCCAACAACAAGGTGGTGATCCCGGCCAGCGCCCTCATCGGGGCCATTTACCTGATCGTTGTCGACGATGTTTCGCGGATGCTCTTCAATGTGGAGATCCCCATCGGGATAACCACTTCGCTCATCGGCATCCCGTTTTTCGCGATCATCTTGAGGAAGGCAAAAAAAGGATGGAACTGA
- a CDS encoding transposase, whose protein sequence is MEPKRKTYSPSFKAKVVLEAIREQKTSTEIANRYQVHPGQIRNWKSIATRGLTELFSTRKKESDLQKEKQIHDLCRQVDQLQRELNWLRGNLDLNHKDRVSLIDRQSLGIAVCRQAELLGVSRSSVYYQRTGSKREHLLKRQVGV, encoded by the coding sequence ATGGAACCGAAAAGAAAGACGTACTCCCCATCCTTTAAAGCCAAAGTTGTTCTGGAAGCTATCCGAGAGCAGAAGACTTCAACGGAAATCGCCAACCGGTATCAGGTTCACCCGGGGCAGATCAGGAATTGGAAGTCCATAGCAACCCGGGGGTTGACGGAACTTTTCTCCACTCGGAAGAAAGAAAGTGATTTGCAAAAAGAAAAACAGATTCACGATCTTTGCCGTCAGGTTGATCAGCTGCAACGGGAACTGAACTGGCTACGGGGCAATCTGGACTTGAACCACAAGGACCGCGTATCACTCATCGACAGGCAATCTCTGGGAATCGCCGTATGTCGTCAAGCTGAATTGCTGGGTGTTTCCAGATCCAGCGTTTACTATCAGCGGACAGGAAGTAAGCGGGAACATCTGTTGAAGCGCCAGGTCGGTGTGTAA
- a CDS encoding class I SAM-dependent methyltransferase, translating to MNEKTSVSSDRRDFWDGRAREFSEHAASTGYPRAFLRILKPRKSWTVLDMACGGGTIAIPLANRVKFITAVDFSMRMLEIVEQRCLAGKITNVKTLQGRWEDDWDDLGIGVHDVAIASRSLLSETAMDSIAKLNRAATKAVYISVAVGSGPFDWRLLEAADRERNTRPDYIFYYNLLYEMGIPANVSFIPESYRNSWESHEEAFEDQLWMFQGMTGEEEEKVRAYLREHLVWVKGHWQLPYSRNYYWAVLYWTKDREIGS from the coding sequence ATGAATGAGAAAACATCTGTATCTTCAGACAGGCGGGATTTCTGGGATGGAAGGGCCCGCGAGTTTTCGGAACACGCCGCCTCCACCGGATATCCCAGGGCCTTTCTCCGGATTCTAAAGCCCCGCAAAAGCTGGACAGTGCTTGATATGGCCTGCGGCGGCGGGACAATCGCCATTCCTCTGGCAAACAGGGTGAAATTCATCACCGCTGTGGATTTCTCCATGCGGATGCTGGAGATTGTCGAACAGCGTTGTCTGGCAGGGAAAATCACGAATGTGAAAACCCTTCAGGGGCGTTGGGAAGATGACTGGGACGATCTGGGGATCGGTGTTCATGACGTGGCCATCGCCTCCCGGTCGCTTCTCAGCGAGACGGCAATGGATTCCATAGCCAAGCTGAACAGGGCTGCAACAAAGGCGGTCTATATCTCCGTGGCTGTTGGTTCCGGTCCTTTCGACTGGCGACTTCTCGAAGCAGCGGACAGGGAACGCAACACGAGGCCGGATTATATCTTCTACTACAACCTGCTTTATGAGATGGGCATTCCGGCAAATGTCTCCTTCATTCCTGAGTCTTACCGCAATTCGTGGGAAAGCCATGAAGAGGCGTTTGAAGATCAGCTGTGGATGTTTCAAGGAATGACGGGCGAAGAGGAAGAGAAAGTTCGGGCCTACCTGAGAGAGCATCTCGTGTGGGTCAAGGGTCATTGGCAGTTGCCTTATTCAAGGAATTATTACTGGGCGGTTCTGTATTGGACGAAAGACAGAGAGATCGGATCATGA
- a CDS encoding DUF364 domain-containing protein: MGFYEEMIRRIAADADPAACVEEIRIYANWVLVKTGKWSISTYFHGMPGFTDPAGMGTWMGDWIGRPARAAALELLVSREILKRSVGMACLKSLLPDPPATIAGGAIELVEPAACRIPTCFIGYFKTAAAWREKGYPVTIVELFPRPGDIHWNEADEVLEKAELVLMTGLTVVNETLEAVIRRTPSARMRIIMGPTVPASPVLFDYGIDMLGITQIDDVELMSNYALLGGGSIANAPAGALRSLNMARDLRALQERISALAR; this comes from the coding sequence ATGGGATTCTACGAAGAAATGATCCGGCGCATCGCTGCCGATGCCGATCCGGCGGCGTGCGTCGAGGAGATTCGCATTTATGCCAACTGGGTCCTGGTCAAGACGGGGAAATGGTCAATCTCGACTTACTTTCACGGCATGCCCGGTTTTACCGATCCTGCAGGAATGGGGACCTGGATGGGGGATTGGATCGGTCGGCCCGCGCGGGCGGCCGCCCTCGAACTTCTGGTCAGCCGGGAGATCCTCAAACGCAGCGTCGGGATGGCGTGCCTCAAATCTCTGCTGCCCGATCCACCCGCGACGATCGCCGGGGGAGCCATCGAACTCGTCGAGCCGGCCGCGTGCCGCATACCGACCTGCTTTATCGGCTACTTTAAGACAGCGGCGGCGTGGCGTGAAAAAGGCTACCCGGTAACCATTGTGGAGTTATTCCCGCGTCCGGGTGATATCCACTGGAACGAGGCCGACGAAGTGCTGGAGAAGGCCGAACTGGTGCTCATGACCGGGCTTACCGTAGTCAATGAAACTCTGGAGGCGGTAATCCGCCGGACCCCATCGGCCAGAATGCGGATTATCATGGGGCCCACCGTACCCGCCAGCCCTGTGCTCTTCGATTACGGCATCGATATGCTGGGCATTACCCAGATTGACGATGTAGAGCTTATGTCGAATTATGCGCTGCTGGGAGGAGGCAGTATCGCCAATGCCCCGGCCGGGGCTCTCCGGAGCCTCAACATGGCCAGAGACCTGCGTGCATTGCAGGAACGGATTTCCGCCCTGGCCCGCTGA
- a CDS encoding ABC transporter ATP-binding protein yields the protein MELKPLIQVEEISFGYTEENVLSDISFTIKKGEIVTLLGPNGCGKSTLIKIMLGLLRPAGGDIFFNGKNIQQMSSKSLAREVAYVPQLHKSSFPYTVRDVVLMGRIPHKAFFFQYSKADMEIAADALGRLSISHLADRAYTEISGGERQLTLIARALAQGAKTFIMDEPASGLDYGNQMRLLDQIIKLSREGYTFIKSTHSPEHALWIADRAIMIKNGALMADGKCDEVISSKNLFHLYNARVNVLKLNRSLRVCVPQTICGCTEFAHSPLPPCELGEPISCSAVRGG from the coding sequence ATGGAACTGAAACCGTTGATTCAAGTGGAAGAGATATCGTTCGGCTATACGGAGGAGAACGTGCTGAGCGATATCAGTTTTACCATAAAGAAAGGTGAGATCGTTACCCTGCTCGGACCCAACGGCTGCGGGAAAAGCACCCTCATCAAGATCATGCTTGGCCTCCTCCGTCCGGCAGGGGGCGATATTTTCTTCAACGGGAAAAATATTCAGCAGATGAGCTCCAAATCCCTTGCCAGGGAAGTCGCCTATGTCCCGCAGCTCCACAAAAGTTCCTTTCCGTATACAGTAAGGGATGTCGTGCTGATGGGACGAATTCCGCACAAGGCCTTCTTTTTCCAATACTCGAAGGCCGACATGGAGATTGCCGCCGATGCGCTCGGGAGACTCTCCATTTCCCACCTTGCGGACAGGGCCTACACGGAAATCAGCGGCGGCGAGCGGCAGCTCACCCTCATTGCCCGGGCGCTTGCCCAGGGGGCGAAGACCTTCATCATGGACGAACCGGCAAGCGGCCTCGATTACGGGAACCAGATGAGACTCCTCGATCAGATTATCAAGCTTTCCCGGGAAGGATACACCTTCATCAAATCGACCCATTCCCCCGAGCACGCCCTCTGGATCGCGGACCGTGCCATCATGATAAAAAACGGCGCTCTCATGGCGGACGGAAAATGTGATGAGGTCATCAGCAGCAAAAATCTCTTCCACCTCTATAACGCCAGGGTCAATGTGCTGAAGCTCAACAGGTCCCTGCGGGTGTGCGTCCCCCAGACGATCTGCGGCTGTACGGAGTTCGCTCATTCACCGCTGCCGCCGTGTGAACTGGGGGAGCCCATTTCATGTTCAGCGGTTCGGGGTGGATAA
- the exbB gene encoding TonB-system energizer ExbB, with translation MDWLKEAVDYGIIWGLVFLSFISVGIAIERHLLYRHINLEKFSDRKSLEMVLTRKLHLIATIGSNAPYIGLLGTVCGIMLTFYSMGRDGFMDTGKIMVGLALALKATAVGLCVAIPSIVLYNLLLRRVKVLMMNWEIRNGREGV, from the coding sequence ATGGACTGGCTGAAGGAGGCGGTGGATTACGGAATCATCTGGGGGCTCGTTTTCCTGAGTTTTATTTCCGTGGGCATCGCGATTGAGCGACACTTACTCTACAGGCACATCAATCTTGAAAAATTTTCCGACAGGAAAAGCCTCGAAATGGTGCTTACCAGAAAGCTTCACCTCATTGCGACGATCGGCAGCAATGCCCCCTATATCGGTCTGCTCGGCACCGTTTGCGGAATTATGCTGACATTTTACAGCATGGGCAGAGATGGGTTCATGGATACGGGGAAAATCATGGTCGGCCTTGCCCTGGCCCTGAAGGCAACCGCTGTGGGGCTTTGCGTGGCCATTCCGTCCATTGTGCTTTACAACCTGCTGCTCCGCCGCGTCAAGGTTCTCATGATGAACTGGGAGATTCGAAATGGAAGAGAAGGAGTTTGA
- a CDS encoding ABC transporter substrate-binding protein, whose translation MFNKRRIRIITAIAVFLAVSVFGVDAAKALTVTDMAGRKVTVPDSIRKVYAPSPYGSYIMYSIDPSMLAGLNLPIRDEDMKYFPKAVRNLPLIGSIGGQGRTANIEVLLKAKPDLLIMWSASRSAINDKAEETLKKLNTPYVYAVAESLADYPDVYQFLGKVLKKEKRTKQLSSYSRKTLNEIKDVVSRIPAKKRPSVYYAEGVDGLSTECDDSIHVELLKLAGDTDVHRCHTSCHKGFEKVSMEQVMLYNPDVIIAQEKVFYDKVFKDPVWRNIKAVREGRVYLIPRHPFNWFDRPPSFMRILGLKWLTHILYPAEYRIDIIKEAREFYRLFLGVELSTQDMKKILYP comes from the coding sequence ATGTTCAATAAAAGACGTATCCGGATTATCACGGCGATTGCCGTGTTTCTTGCGGTGTCTGTTTTCGGTGTAGATGCCGCAAAGGCTCTGACCGTAACCGATATGGCCGGGCGCAAAGTGACCGTGCCCGATTCCATCCGGAAGGTATACGCACCTTCCCCTTACGGTTCCTATATCATGTATTCCATCGATCCATCGATGCTGGCGGGGCTTAATCTCCCGATCAGGGACGAGGACATGAAGTACTTCCCGAAAGCGGTACGGAACCTGCCGTTGATCGGCTCCATCGGCGGCCAGGGCCGGACGGCCAATATCGAGGTGCTTTTGAAGGCGAAACCGGACCTGCTGATCATGTGGTCGGCAAGCAGGTCCGCCATCAATGACAAGGCGGAAGAGACATTGAAAAAACTCAATACTCCGTATGTTTATGCTGTCGCTGAGAGCCTTGCCGATTATCCCGATGTCTATCAATTTCTCGGCAAAGTCCTTAAAAAAGAAAAGAGGACAAAACAACTCAGCAGCTACAGCAGAAAGACGCTGAATGAAATCAAGGACGTCGTCAGCAGGATTCCCGCCAAAAAAAGACCCTCCGTATACTATGCGGAAGGCGTGGACGGCTTGAGCACGGAATGCGACGACTCGATCCATGTGGAACTTCTTAAACTTGCCGGCGATACGGACGTCCACCGCTGCCACACGTCGTGTCACAAGGGATTTGAAAAGGTCTCGATGGAGCAGGTCATGCTCTATAACCCGGATGTCATTATCGCGCAGGAAAAGGTCTTCTACGACAAGGTCTTCAAAGATCCCGTCTGGCGGAATATCAAAGCCGTGCGGGAAGGGCGCGTCTACCTGATCCCCAGGCACCCCTTCAACTGGTTTGACCGTCCCCCTTCCTTCATGCGCATCCTCGGTCTTAAATGGCTGACCCATATCCTTTATCCCGCGGAATACAGAATAGACATCATTAAGGAAGCGAGGGAGTTCTACCGCCTGTTTCTCGGCGTCGAACTCTCAACCCAGGATATGAAAAAGATTCTCTATCCATGA
- a CDS encoding ExbD/TolR family protein, with amino-acid sequence MEEKEFDYINVIPLVDVMLVLLTIVLTTSTFIATGGIPVSLPKASQNRIETLKVRTVEIDRNGLIYFSGQSVTLEELLDRLRPLDRNNPFMIRADRDIPLQNFVDVLDVVKNAGFRQVSLQTESKG; translated from the coding sequence ATGGAAGAGAAGGAGTTTGATTACATCAACGTCATCCCGCTGGTGGACGTGATGCTGGTCCTGTTGACGATCGTTCTGACCACTTCGACGTTCATCGCGACCGGCGGTATTCCGGTGAGCCTGCCCAAGGCGTCTCAGAACAGGATTGAGACGCTGAAAGTTCGAACTGTCGAGATCGACAGGAACGGCTTGATCTATTTTTCCGGACAATCGGTCACGCTGGAAGAACTGCTGGACAGGCTCCGGCCCCTGGACCGGAACAACCCGTTCATGATTCGAGCGGACCGGGACATCCCCCTGCAGAATTTCGTGGATGTCCTCGATGTCGTGAAAAATGCCGGATTCAGGCAGGTAAGCCTCCAGACGGAATCGAAAGGATGA
- a CDS encoding ABC transporter substrate-binding protein, whose amino-acid sequence MLGILSTVLFGTVSHTVPLYADENKVITDMCDKKVEVPVNPKRIACMHCVSPEKIMTLGGGDSISLMAEQSPWAYRLYPEIKKAKSNKGVTPEQMREMNIDFVLYSPGMTKEEPYIAAGLKTVCAFSPDKGPRNLDEFQENFKREISLFGDLLGPDAKARADKYNAYFDRQVKRILSITSKIDKNNRPSVYYGGLHTSLLGSQGKGSVMHWNTEVSGGNYLPQALDGNHATATLQQVLSWNPDIILLSGYYDSSDDPRNNPEWAELKAVKSGRVYRLPRGIYTWDHASGEGVLLMIHMAGIFHPDLFKEWDMIKEMKTFYSEVYGKTITDQDAERILKCLPPL is encoded by the coding sequence ATGCTGGGTATCCTGTCAACCGTGTTGTTCGGGACTGTTTCGCACACGGTTCCACTTTATGCCGATGAAAATAAAGTCATAACCGACATGTGCGACAAAAAAGTTGAGGTGCCGGTCAATCCAAAGAGAATCGCCTGCATGCATTGCGTTTCTCCGGAAAAGATCATGACCCTTGGCGGGGGCGATTCCATCAGCCTGATGGCGGAGCAGTCTCCGTGGGCTTACAGGCTCTATCCGGAGATAAAGAAAGCTAAATCCAATAAGGGGGTTACGCCGGAACAGATGCGGGAAATGAACATTGATTTTGTGCTCTATTCTCCTGGAATGACGAAAGAGGAACCGTACATCGCGGCAGGCTTGAAAACGGTCTGTGCCTTTTCGCCCGATAAAGGACCGCGAAATCTCGATGAATTTCAGGAAAACTTTAAAAGGGAAATCTCCCTGTTCGGCGATCTTTTAGGCCCGGATGCGAAGGCCAGGGCGGATAAATACAACGCGTATTTCGACCGGCAAGTCAAACGGATTCTCTCCATTACCTCAAAGATCGACAAGAATAACAGGCCTTCCGTCTACTACGGCGGTCTGCACACCAGCCTTTTGGGAAGCCAGGGAAAAGGCAGCGTCATGCACTGGAACACCGAAGTGTCCGGCGGCAATTATCTGCCTCAGGCCCTCGATGGCAACCATGCCACGGCTACCCTGCAGCAGGTATTGTCATGGAATCCGGATATCATTCTCCTGAGTGGATATTATGATTCTTCCGACGATCCAAGGAATAATCCGGAGTGGGCTGAGCTGAAGGCTGTGAAGAGCGGGAGGGTTTATCGTCTTCCCAGAGGCATTTACACCTGGGATCACGCCAGCGGTGAAGGCGTGCTGCTGATGATCCACATGGCCGGGATATTCCACCCAGACCTGTTTAAGGAATGGGACATGATTAAGGAAATGAAAACCTTCTATTCCGAGGTGTACGGCAAAACAATAACGGATCAGGACGCGGAAAGGATACTGAAATGCCTTCCGCCGTTGTGA
- the tsaA gene encoding tRNA (N6-threonylcarbamoyladenosine(37)-N6)-methyltransferase TrmO, whose amino-acid sequence MNATRNSMELRPIGTVISADVSTAKMSPQGSDAIIEIFPDYAAALDKIDKNSHLWILCWFHESRRNVLTASPSRVNPSVPKYGVFALRTPIRPNPVALTLVRLEKVVENRLFVSGMDAVNGTAVLDIKPYYEHDIVFSPRTPEIVPATRQMKKELLEKEALAHHWELCADLRIAVRMALIVQERWGKLNDDELFVEVTGSGCLADVLQGLSRARLANPPRFLFQRSREFLSSTWRKKDGRISLTVRGNVDPDRIESLADDELFKIEES is encoded by the coding sequence ATGAATGCCACAAGAAATTCCATGGAACTGCGGCCGATCGGGACCGTGATTTCGGCAGACGTCTCCACGGCGAAAATGTCGCCGCAGGGGAGTGATGCAATCATTGAAATCTTTCCGGACTATGCGGCAGCCCTCGATAAGATAGACAAAAATTCTCACCTCTGGATTTTGTGCTGGTTTCACGAGTCTAGACGGAATGTCCTTACCGCCTCTCCCTCAAGGGTGAATCCCAGCGTGCCCAAGTATGGCGTTTTTGCCCTGAGGACTCCGATCCGGCCGAATCCTGTTGCCCTGACCCTCGTCCGATTGGAAAAGGTTGTAGAAAACCGCCTGTTCGTCAGCGGGATGGATGCCGTGAACGGAACCGCCGTTCTGGATATCAAACCTTACTACGAGCATGACATTGTATTTTCCCCTCGGACACCCGAAATCGTGCCGGCAACCCGGCAGATGAAGAAAGAGCTCCTGGAAAAGGAAGCCCTTGCCCACCACTGGGAGCTCTGTGCCGACCTGCGGATTGCCGTGCGGATGGCATTGATTGTCCAGGAGAGATGGGGAAAACTGAACGATGACGAGCTGTTTGTGGAAGTGACCGGATCCGGCTGTCTCGCCGATGTGCTGCAGGGGCTGTCCCGTGCCCGATTGGCAAATCCCCCGCGGTTCCTGTTTCAACGCTCCCGGGAGTTTCTGTCCAGCACCTGGAGGAAAAAGGACGGACGAATCTCCCTGACCGTACGGGGAAATGTCGATCCGGACCGTATTGAATCACTTGCCGATGATGAGCTGTTTAAGATCGAGGAGAGTTGA